The Terriglobales bacterium genome includes a region encoding these proteins:
- a CDS encoding thioredoxin domain-containing protein, translated as MVTPTNAVAGSRPAEEGRGSRRRSLLPAIVGIGLALLSIAGGALAAAPTPGDVDAILERLEESGALDRAIERGIERYIVKQRELERQRLEAEAARLARTARNARPVDPARDHVEGDPDAEITIIEYSDFECPFCKAFFDIPRTVVKRQAGKVNLAWRHFPLSLHNPAAEREAQAAECAAIAGSAAAFWAYAEQIMTLTASNGKGIPQDGGNPLVTVAKRLGIDGARFEACLASGQGRQRVADDRDDALGAGITATPGIILRHHKTGKIIAFTGGVSIGRLESQIQELLAP; from the coding sequence ATGGTGACCCCCACAAACGCCGTGGCAGGGTCACGGCCGGCGGAGGAGGGGCGGGGATCGAGGCGACGCTCTCTTCTGCCTGCCATCGTCGGGATCGGGCTCGCGCTTCTCAGTATCGCCGGGGGTGCGCTCGCGGCGGCGCCGACCCCGGGCGATGTCGACGCGATCCTCGAGCGACTGGAGGAGAGCGGCGCCCTGGACCGCGCGATTGAGCGCGGGATCGAGCGCTACATTGTCAAACAGCGTGAGCTGGAGAGGCAGCGGCTCGAAGCAGAGGCCGCCCGGCTCGCCAGAACGGCCCGGAACGCGCGGCCGGTCGACCCAGCGCGGGATCATGTCGAAGGGGATCCCGACGCCGAGATCACGATCATCGAATACAGCGATTTCGAATGTCCGTTCTGCAAGGCGTTCTTCGACATCCCGCGCACCGTTGTGAAACGGCAGGCCGGCAAGGTGAATCTCGCCTGGAGGCATTTTCCCTTGAGTCTTCACAATCCGGCCGCGGAGCGGGAAGCGCAGGCGGCCGAATGCGCCGCCATCGCGGGTAGTGCGGCCGCCTTCTGGGCCTATGCCGAACAGATCATGACCTTGACGGCGTCCAATGGAAAGGGCATTCCGCAAGATGGCGGCAATCCCTTGGTGACGGTCGCCAAGCGCCTGGGTATCGATGGCGCGCGTTTTGAGGCGTGCCTGGCCTCCGGGCAAGGCAGGCAGCGCGTTGCAGACGATCGCGACGATGCGCTTGGAGCCGGCATCACGGCGACCCCGGGTATCATCCTCCGACATCACAAGACGGGTAAGATCATCGCCTTCACGGGCGGGGTGTCGATAGGCCGCCTCGAGAGTCAAATCCAGGAGTTGCTTGCACCATAG
- the glgP gene encoding alpha-glucan family phosphorylase, with the protein MSSEYVRRPLPAPLERLAELAFDLRLIGSKTMSGVWRRLDPDAWIRCNNPFMVLQHAHQERLDQAAADESLVAELARWFDRQAQYMRSPGWFGERHADSALKGVAYFSMEFGLSEALPIYSGGLGILAGDHLKSASDLNVPLVGIGLLYQQGYFRQVLADDGWQLEAFPFNDPSSLPVTPVLDPDGRWPRVRLELPGRTLFLRVWRAQVGRVTLYLLDSNHPLNGPWDRGITANLYAAGKEKRLLQELVLGVGGWRLLEKLGVDVQVCHLNEGHAAFAVLARATSFASRHGVPFPVALQATRAGNVFTTHTPVEAAFDRFEPALVLKFAEPFVRETGLSPGQFLALGRKNADDPSEPFNMAYLALRGCCHANGVARLHGRVSRSLFRELFPGWPEAEVPIGHVTNGVHVPTWHSEPASLLWAQAYGADRPWLGDLAGAARAVEQVPDEQLWDYRAEARQTLVDYVRQRLERFRRERNAPQAMIQEARHVLDPNVLTLGFARRFAEYKRPNLLLCDRERFARILRNEERPVQIVVAGKAHPNDEGGKAMIQQIVQFSWREDVRGRLVFLEDYDLVLAQHLAAGVDVWINNPRRPAEACGTSGMKMLVNGGLHCSILDGWWPEAYAPEVGWAIGDESEGGGERDGADAEALYRLLEQEITKEFYDRDEAGLPRAWIARVRRSMTRLTAPFSSDRMVREYVEQAYLPAARAYRKRAADGGRLAGEITAWLAKIDEEWQGVKFGRLTVHQADQQWQFELEVMLGGLGPECVRVHLYAEPEAGGPQVCLPMQRVGKLHGVVNGHLYRVAAPAQRPAEHYTPRIVPDHPDVGIPMESARIVWRA; encoded by the coding sequence ATGTCCTCTGAATATGTCCGCCGTCCCCTGCCCGCCCCGCTCGAGCGCCTGGCCGAGCTGGCCTTCGATCTGCGACTGATCGGCAGCAAGACCATGTCCGGGGTCTGGCGACGGCTGGACCCCGACGCCTGGATCCGCTGCAACAACCCGTTCATGGTCCTGCAGCACGCCCACCAGGAGCGCCTGGACCAGGCGGCGGCGGACGAGTCGTTGGTCGCCGAGCTCGCGCGCTGGTTCGACCGGCAGGCACAGTACATGCGGAGCCCGGGCTGGTTCGGCGAGCGCCATGCGGACTCGGCGCTCAAGGGCGTGGCCTACTTCAGCATGGAGTTCGGGCTGAGCGAGGCGCTGCCGATCTACTCGGGCGGCCTGGGGATCCTGGCCGGCGACCACCTGAAGAGTGCCAGCGACCTGAACGTGCCCCTGGTGGGGATCGGGCTGCTCTACCAGCAGGGCTACTTCCGCCAGGTCCTGGCGGACGACGGCTGGCAGCTGGAGGCGTTTCCCTTCAACGACCCCAGCTCGCTGCCGGTCACGCCCGTGCTCGACCCCGACGGGCGGTGGCCGCGGGTACGGCTGGAGCTGCCGGGCCGCACGCTCTTTCTCCGCGTGTGGCGCGCCCAGGTCGGCCGGGTCACCCTGTACCTGCTGGACAGCAACCACCCGCTGAACGGGCCCTGGGACCGCGGCATTACGGCCAACCTGTACGCCGCCGGGAAGGAGAAGCGGCTGCTGCAGGAGCTGGTGCTCGGCGTGGGGGGCTGGCGCCTCTTGGAGAAGCTCGGGGTCGACGTCCAGGTCTGCCACCTGAATGAAGGCCACGCGGCCTTCGCCGTGCTGGCCCGCGCCACCAGCTTTGCCAGCCGGCACGGCGTCCCCTTCCCGGTGGCCCTGCAGGCCACGCGGGCCGGCAACGTCTTCACCACCCACACCCCGGTCGAGGCGGCCTTCGACCGCTTCGAGCCGGCGCTGGTGCTGAAGTTCGCGGAGCCGTTCGTGCGCGAGACGGGGCTCAGCCCCGGGCAGTTCCTCGCCCTGGGCCGCAAGAATGCGGACGATCCGAGCGAGCCCTTCAACATGGCGTATCTCGCGCTGCGCGGCTGCTGCCATGCCAACGGGGTGGCGCGCCTCCACGGGCGCGTCAGCCGATCGCTCTTCCGCGAGCTGTTCCCAGGCTGGCCCGAGGCCGAAGTGCCCATCGGGCACGTCACCAACGGGGTGCATGTCCCGACCTGGCATTCGGAGCCGGCCAGCCTGCTGTGGGCGCAGGCATACGGCGCCGACCGCCCCTGGCTCGGCGACCTGGCCGGCGCGGCCCGCGCGGTGGAGCAAGTCCCCGATGAGCAGCTCTGGGACTATCGCGCCGAGGCGCGCCAGACGCTCGTGGACTACGTCCGGCAACGCCTCGAGCGCTTTCGGCGCGAGCGCAACGCGCCGCAGGCGATGATCCAGGAAGCCCGCCATGTGCTGGATCCGAATGTGCTGACGCTCGGCTTCGCCCGGCGCTTCGCCGAGTACAAGCGGCCGAACCTGCTGCTCTGCGACCGCGAGCGCTTCGCCCGGATCCTGCGCAACGAGGAGCGCCCCGTCCAGATCGTCGTGGCCGGCAAGGCCCACCCCAATGACGAGGGGGGCAAGGCGATGATCCAGCAGATCGTCCAGTTCTCCTGGCGGGAGGACGTCCGCGGCCGCCTCGTCTTCCTGGAGGACTACGACCTGGTGCTCGCCCAGCACCTGGCCGCCGGGGTCGACGTCTGGATCAACAACCCGCGCCGGCCGGCGGAGGCCTGCGGCACCAGCGGGATGAAGATGCTGGTGAACGGGGGGCTCCACTGCTCAATCCTGGACGGCTGGTGGCCGGAGGCCTATGCGCCCGAGGTCGGCTGGGCCATCGGGGACGAGAGTGAAGGCGGCGGCGAGCGCGACGGGGCGGACGCCGAGGCCCTGTACCGGCTCCTGGAGCAGGAGATCACCAAGGAGTTCTACGACCGCGACGAGGCCGGCCTCCCCCGGGCCTGGATCGCCCGGGTGCGGCGCAGCATGACGCGGCTCACCGCGCCGTTCTCCAGCGACCGCATGGTGCGCGAGTACGTCGAGCAGGCCTACCTGCCGGCGGCCCGCGCCTACCGCAAGCGCGCCGCCGACGGGGGCCGCCTGGCGGGCGAAATCACGGCCTGGCTGGCCAAGATCGACGAGGAGTGGCAGGGCGTCAAGTTCGGTCGTCTCACCGTGCATCAGGCCGACCAGCAGTGGCAGTTCGAGCTGGAGGTCATGCTGGGAGGCCTCGGGCCGGAATGTGTGCGGGTGCACCTGTACGCGGAGCCCGAGGCGGGCGGTCCGCAGGTGTGCCTGCCCATGCAGCGAGTCGGGAAGCTGCACGGGGTTGTCAACGGCCACCTGTATCGAGTGGCTGCCCCCGCCCAGCGTCCCGCGGAGCACTACACCCCGAGGATCGTCCCGGATCATCCGGACGTCGGCATCCCGATGGAGAGCGCGCGAATCGTCTGGCGCGCTTGA